The sequence GCTGTCGCCGCTCTCCTTCGGGTCCCACTGGTCAACGGGCGGCAGCTTCTGTGCTTCGGCCATTTCCGCGATTTCCGCGATGGAGAGCGAGGCCAGTTCGGGTGGGGGCGTATAGGGCATGCAAGGGGACTATTGCCCGCCGGCATTTCTGTAAAGGCTTAGACTGTTTATCTCGTCCAGGGACCGAGCGTGCCGGTCTTCGGCAAGGCCTGAGCTGCGCTGGTGCGTACGAGCAAGCGCGAGGGTTCCCACGGCCCCGGCAGCGTCCATCCCGCCGTTCCTTCGGCAGAAAATCCGAAGAAGCGCTCATAATATTCCGGGTCGCCGATCATCACCAGCGGCAGCGGGTCATTGGGCTGGATTTCCTGCAGCAGCGCCGTCATCATCGCACGGCCGATCCCTTCGCGCTGGAAATCCGGGTAAACCGCCACCGGGCCGACCATGATCATCGGGTGCTTCTTGCCCTCTTCATCAGTCAGGGCGATTGGCCAGCACTGGATCGAGCCGAGCAATTCATGCTGTTCCTGATCCACCGCGGCCAGCGACAGCCCCTCAAGCATATCCATGCCTTCGCGCAGCCGATAGGCGGTGCGGTCGTGTCGATCCATGCCGAAAGCGGCGTCAAGCAACGCTTCGACAAGTTGCGGATCGATTTCGGCAAGAGGAATGATGCTGGTCAAGTCGTTGGTCTCGTATAATCAGGAAAAGCGCGCGCTACTCCGCTTTGCGGCAAAAGTCGAGCCGTATAGGTTGCATTTGCATGATTGGATTGCGCCAGCTAAAAGATTGATCTGTTAAGGGAGTTTGCGCGTGTCGGACCAGAATGAGCCAGTAAAACCATCGAAGGGCGATACGCCCAGCGCCGCCGCGTCAGCAAAGCCGGCCAGGCTGGGCGCGCTGCGCCGGGATCCCAAGGGCTGGCTTATCCTTGTGCTCGGCCTCGGCGCTCCTCTGGCTTTCCTTATTGCTGCTGCTGGCGGCGGCTTTGGCCTCTGGGGCTGGCAGGCCGGTCTGGCTGCGATACCCTGGATCATATTGGTGGCCGTTCTCACGCTGATCCTCGCGATCATCTTCATCGTGCTGAACCGGCGCAAGGGGCGCAAGACCCGCTGGCCTCTGCTGGGGCTGGGAATGGTCGCGACGCTCGGCTTCCTCGTATTCTGGATTCCCTATGTAGTGGCGATTGCCACGCTGCCTGCCATTCATGACATTACCACCGATCTTGCCGATCCGCCGCAGTTTACCGCGCTGACGCTGCGCGATGACAATTGGGACAATATCCCGGGAGCGGATGACAGCGACATGCGCGGGATGAACCCGCGCCAGCGCTGGGCGACGGTGCATCAGGACGCCTATCCCGACATCCGGTCGGTCCGCATCGATCAGCCGGTCGCGGTGGTGATCGAAAAAGCCAAAAGGCTGGCCGAAGATCGCGGCTGGGAAATTGTCAGTGTCGATCCGGCCTCCGGCAATCTTGAAGCAACCGACACGATCTCGCTGTTCCGGTTCAAGGATGACATCGTCATTCGGGCCCGCTCGGCAGAAAACGGGGCGTCGAGCATTATCGACATGCGCTCGGTCAGCCGCGTCGGCGTGCATGACATTGGCGCAAACGCCAAACGCGTCCGCCGTTTTCTGAGCGATCTGTCCGGGACGACGACCGCCGCTTCGCAATAGTTATGCTGTAGTGGAGGCTATTTGGCCGGGGTGAGTTTCAGCAACTGGCCGCCTTCGCCGTCTTCCAGCACATAGATCGCGCCGTCGGGTCCCTGTTCCACTTCACGGATACGATTGCCCATCAGAAAGCGCTCGGCCTCCTTGGCGCTGTCGCCGTCGAAGCTGACACGGATCAGCGCCTGGCTGGCGAGACCACCGATGAAGGCGCTGCCCTTCCATGCCGGGAACAGATCGCCGGAATAGAAGATCAGCCCGCTGGGCGCGATCGTCGGCACCCAGGCAACTTTTGGAGCCTCGAATTCCGGGCGCGTGTCATGATTGGGGATTTTCCGCCCGTCATAATGATCGCCTTCCGAAACAATCGGATAGCCGTAATTGGCGGCCCGCTGCACAAGATTCAGCTCATCGCCGTCTTTCGGGCCCATTTCCTGATTCCACAGGCGCCCTTCGCTGTCGAAGGCGAGGCCGAGAATATTGCGATGGCCCAGAGACCAGATTTCCGGCAGCGCGCCGTCCTGGTCGACAAAGGGATTGTCCTTGGGGACGCTGCCATCGGGGTAGAGCCTGACAATCTTGCCGAGATTGGCTGTCATATCCTGCGCAGGGTCGAATTTCTGCCGGTCGCCGGAGCCAATGAAGAGATATTCGCCGTCGGGTGAAAAGGCGATGCGATGAGAATAATGCCCGTTCCCGGTCACCTTCGGCTTTTGCGTCCAGACGGTCTTGAGATTTTTCAACGCCGGTTTCTCGCCGGAGAGAACCAGCTTTGCGCGGGCAACCACTGCGCCTCTGGTGTCGTCTTCGCCTTCTTCGACCCAGCTCAGATAGACCATATTGCTGGTCGCGAAATCGGGCGCGAGCACAATATCGCCAAAGCCGCCCTGACCGCCATATGCGACCTCGGGAACACCGCTGATTTCGGTTTTCTTCCCTTCGGCATCAACCAGCTGCAGTTTTCCCGCTTTTTCGCTCACCAGCATCCGGCCATCTGGGAGAAAGGTCATCGCCCAGGGTTCGTCGAAGCTGGCAATTGCGGTGGTCTCGAAAGGCTTGCGATCCACCGGAGAAATATCGGCCAGCGCCTGCGTTTCTGTCGAAGCGCCACCATTCGCCTGTGCATTTTCTCCATTGGTGCAGGAAGCCATGAAGATTGCGATCGAAAGCGAAAGTCCAATATTTTTCATGAGTTTCCCGTGTTTTACCATCAAGTTTATACCACTCGTCCTTACAGGTCATTATAGGGGAGCCCAGGCCATTTTCCTAGGCCAATCCGAGCTTTTTTACCCTTGAATTGTCCTGTTCATCGCTTGATTACCATTATTGGTTAAGGCGGGCGCATGTTTGGACGAAAATCGAAAGGCGATGACCCGCGCCCGCAGTCGGCGGTTTCCCATGGTGTGGGCATTGCCGGCCTGCTCGGTTTGGCTTGCTGGGTCCTGATCGCCCGCCAATATGGTCTGGCCGGCCCCTATTCCGCGCTCGCCGCCTGTCTAGCTTGTGCGGTGCCGATGGTGATCTGGTCCCTGCTGAAGGACAAGGTACATCTGCGGCCGTCCACCGGCATGGACTGGGACAAGCCCAAAGCGCTCAAAGAAACTTTTGACATCAGCCTGGTAAAGCTCGCCGGCCTCTGGGCAACCTGGGGTATAATTGGGACCATCTACTGCGTCGGACGCTGGTACTGGACCGGTCAATATCAATTTTCGATGGAAATAATGGAAGCAGCGGCGCCATGGCTGTTCGTGCTGTCGATCCCCTATGTCCTGTTCATGGACCGCTTTGCCGTCGAACCGCGTGACGGCGCCTGGCATTTTGGCCAGCTGCTAACCGGCCGGAGAAGCGAGTTCGACCGGCAGCAGATCTACCACCATCTCCGCGCCTGGGCCGTGAAGGGCTTTTTTCTGGCGTTCATGCTGTCGATCGTGCCCGGCGGCTTTGCCGATCTGGTCCGGCTGGATCTCGATGGACTGGCGAGCAATCCTGTGGCGATCGCCCATTGGCTGATTATCGCGATGTTCGTTGTCGACGTACAATTTGCTACGGTGGGCTATCTGCTGACGATGAAACCTCTCGATGCGCATATTCGCACCGCTAACCCCTATATGGCCGGCTGGGTCGCGGCGCTGATCTGCTATCCGCCGTTCATCCTCATGGGCGAAGACGGTCCGCTCAACTATCATGTCAACACCGCCGACTGGTCCTACTGGCTTGCCGGCCAGTCCACCCTCCTCTGGATCTGGGGTGGCCTGCTCGTTTTCCTGACCGCTATCTACGCATGGGCGACGGTCGCATTTGGCCTGCGCTTCTCCAACCTCACCCATCGCGGCATCCTGACCCACGGTCCCTACAGCTGGACCAAGCATCCTGCCTATGTTGCGAAAAACGCCTATTGGTGGCTCGCCACTATGCCGTTTCTGGTGACCTCCGGCAGTGTCACCGATTTCGTGCGCAATACGGTGCTGATAGCGGCGGTCAGCGGCGTCTATTACTGGCGCGCCAAGACCGAGGAAAAACATCTGCTCAGCGACCCGGCCTATAAGGAATATGCCGAATGGATGGACCGCAATGCGCCGCTGCCCCGGGTGCTGAACCGGATCAAGCGCCGTATCGGCTGGTGGGCACCGGACCGGGGAGATGGACCGGAATTCCAGCCTGCCGAATAAAATTGTCGGACTCATCAACAGCGGTTATTCCTGTCTTATGACGGTGATCGGAACGGACGGGAAGCACCGCTGCTTCGGCGGGCAGGCGGGCAAGGAATTTTACGGCGACTATCACGACCGGGAATGGGGCGTGCCGGTGCACGACGACCGGTTGCTTTTCGAAAATCTGATCCTGGAGGGTGCGCAGGCGGGCCTGAGCTGGGAAACAGTGCTGCGCAAACGCGACGGCTATCGCCGCGCCTTTCACGGCTTTGATATTGAGCGGTGCGCGGCAACGGGTGATGACGAACTGGAAGCCCTGCGCGAGGATTCCGGCATCATTCGCAACCGGCTGAAAATTTACTCCGTCCGCAAGAACGCGCGGGCCTTTCTGGAGATACAGGCGGAATATGGCAGTTTCGATGCCTGGCTCTGGGGCCATCTGGACGGGCCGCCGCCGGTAAACCGGCCCAGGCATTTTTCGGAAATGGCAAGCACGTCACTGGTCAGCGATACAATATCCAAAGCGCTGAAAAAGCGCGGCATGAGTTTTGTCGGCAGCACTATCATCTATGCCTATATGCAGGCGATCGGGATGACCGACGACCATCTGGCCGGATGCTGGAAAGCCTAATCAGCCCGGGTTCTTGAGATAGGCGATCACATCCGCGCGTTTCTGCGCATCCGGCATGCCGGCAAAGATCATCTTGGTCTGGGGAATGACCTGCTGTGGTTTTTCCAGAAACTGGAACAGCTTTTCCTCGGTCCAGGTGATGCCGCTCTCGGCATTGGCCCTGCTATAATTAAACCCCGCGACCGTGCCGGCTTCCCGTCCAACGATATTGGCCAGCGACGGGCCGATCCGGTTCATTCCCGGATCGACGACATGGCAGGTGCGGCACTGCATGAAAGTGGCCTTGCCGGAGGCAGCATCACCGGTCAGGCTCGCGTAGGTAACCGCGGTATCGGCAGTGGCTGGCGGACCGCTATGTGCCGCTGAAGCCGCTTCGGAAACTGGCTCGGCGGGATCGGAGCTACCACCCGAGCAGCCTGCGGTCAAAACCGTCAAAGCCAGTACCGCGCCTACCGTTTTCATGCCGAGCATATTCTTTCCTGTCGTTTGATGTTGAAGGCAAAATCCGTAGCTACGCTGCCTAATGCCGATCATACCGAAATTAAAGACCTTATCTGCCGTTTTCGCCTCTTTGAGTGGCTCTTCTGGCTGGCGGTTTTTGCAAGGCGGGAAGCCGCGCTGGCGGGGCTATGAAAAAGCCGCTATCCGCGATAGATGTTCGGAATGGAAAACAGGGCGCTGGTAGTGTGCCGGATCGCGCGGTTGAAAGAGAGCGGCTCATGCTATTGGTCCTGAGGAGATATATATCGCGGCTGCCAGAGAAAATCTGGTTCCGGGCGATGCTGTTCAGTGTCGGTGCGATCGCAGCGGCTGCCGCGGCAGAATGGGTGGGACCGTTGATCCCCTATGAAGCGGATCTCGAGATAGCCAGTGGGTCGGTCGGGGATATATTGACGATCCTCGCGTCAAGCATGTTGGCGGTCATCGCATTTTCCGTGTCGATCATGGTGTCGGCTTATGGTTCGGCGACCAGCACCGCGACACCCCGGACCATCGCTCTCATGCTTGCCGATGACCGGTCGCAAAATGCCTTGTCGACCTTTCTGGGTACATTTCTGTTCAGCATCGTCGGGATTATCGGACTGTCCGCCGGCTATTATGACGACCAGGGCCGGATCATCCTGTTCTTCGCGACGATTGCCGTGATTGTGATTATTTCCGGCACCCTGATCAACTGGATTCAGCAGCTGTCGACGTTCGGGCGGATGAACGACCTTATCGAGCGGGTCGAGCAGGCCACCTCGAAAGCGTTGCGCTGGCATGGCCAGCATCCATATCTGAATGCGCAGCCGCCGGTTGAGGTTCCGGAGGATGCTTTACCGGTCCGCTGTGACATCGCCAGCGGTGTGGTGACGTCGATCGACATGGGCCAGCTGCAGGAAACCGCGAGTCAACAGGATGTCACCGTCCATCTGATCATCCATCCGGGCAAATTGATCTATCCGGCTCGGCCACTGCTGTATCTTTCTGGCGAGGGAGCGAAAGCAGCCGATATGCAGCCGTTTCGCGATAGCATATTGGTCGAGCATGATCGCAGCTTCGACCAGGATCCCCGCTTCGGACTTGTGGTATTGTCCGAGATTGCCTCACGGGCATTGTCCCCCGCGGTGAACGATCCCGGTACGGCGATTTCGGTGCTGGACAGCGGTCTGCGTTGCTTCGAAGTTCTGGCAGAAGCCAGCGCCGAACCAAAGGAAGCCAAATATTCGAGAGTGCACGGCCCGGAAATAGCGGTAGAGGACCTGTTCACCGATTTCTTCATCAAGATCGCGCGGGATGGGGCCGGCATTGTGGAGGTGCAGCAGCGCGTTCAGCTCTGCCTGCTGGCCCTGGCCCAGTCATGGCCCGACCTGTTTGCATCCGCCGCTGCAGATGCGTCCCGCAACGCGCTGGCAAGGGCGCTCGATACAATCGTCCACAAGGCCGACACGAAAGATTTGAAGGCAAGGTCGCAAAAGGTCGCCGATTGCTGCGACGAATAATTGGCCATGTCGATAGCGCCAAATGAAAGACCGGATGAAGCGATAAACGACATACTCTACTCGTCGTAATCGTCTCATCCGGCGCAAACCTTTGGGTCGAAGGTGAATTCGAACATCGCCCATCGATTACTGCTTTTAACTCGGCACCCGCCAGTTGGTTCCCGGATTGTGAAATATTTTTCTATGTTCGGAGGCCTTGGCCCGCCGTTCAGCCGGCCGAGAAAGCGTCGATAATATCGGGTATCGCGTTCGGGCGATCCATCGCTTGCAGGGCGCTGATGGCATCTTTGATCACCAGATTATATTGGGCTACCGATCCTTCCATCACGCTAGGCGTCGCGCCGACCGACCGGATCAGGCGGTAGGCCTTCTTGTTGTCGCGCAATATGTCGATCCGCAATTGTCGCAGGCCTTCACAATAGCAGTCGAGAAGCAACGCCGTCATCAGGATCCGGGCGACGCCCAGTCCGTGATAGGGGTCCAGAACCGCTATGGCGAACTCGCCGGTGTCGCTGGATTCCGCTTCGCGGAAAACATGGGCGGCCGCGATCGGCGGATGGCCTTCCTCGTCCATGTTGATGACGCCCCATGCGAGATGCGTGATACCGTCCGCGCTCGCCAGCCGTTCGACGACGGTCGGCGGCATGGTTTTTGAGCCCGAGAAGAAGCGCAAATAGCGGCTCTGGTCGGATAGCTGGCTGATACCTTTCTCGATTTCGCCCAGATCCGATTGGCGGACACGACGCAGGCAGATCCGGGTGCCGTTATCGAGTCTGGCGTTTACCGATCCGAGCTGATTCTGAAAGGACCAC comes from Sphingorhabdus sp. YGSMI21 and encodes:
- a CDS encoding N-acetyltransferase, with the protein product MTSIIPLAEIDPQLVEALLDAAFGMDRHDRTAYRLREGMDMLEGLSLAAVDQEQHELLGSIQCWPIALTDEEGKKHPMIMVGPVAVYPDFQREGIGRAMMTALLQEIQPNDPLPLVMIGDPEYYERFFGFSAEGTAGWTLPGPWEPSRLLVRTSAAQALPKTGTLGPWTR
- a CDS encoding cytochrome c family protein — its product is MLGMKTVGAVLALTVLTAGCSGGSSDPAEPVSEAASAAHSGPPATADTAVTYASLTGDAASGKATFMQCRTCHVVDPGMNRIGPSLANIVGREAGTVAGFNYSRANAESGITWTEEKLFQFLEKPQQVIPQTKMIFAGMPDAQKRADVIAYLKNPG
- a CDS encoding DUF1499 domain-containing protein, with the protein product MSDQNEPVKPSKGDTPSAAASAKPARLGALRRDPKGWLILVLGLGAPLAFLIAAAGGGFGLWGWQAGLAAIPWIILVAVLTLILAIIFIVLNRRKGRKTRWPLLGLGMVATLGFLVFWIPYVVAIATLPAIHDITTDLADPPQFTALTLRDDNWDNIPGADDSDMRGMNPRQRWATVHQDAYPDIRSVRIDQPVAVVIEKAKRLAEDRGWEIVSVDPASGNLEATDTISLFRFKDDIVIRARSAENGASSIIDMRSVSRVGVHDIGANAKRVRRFLSDLSGTTTAASQ
- a CDS encoding PQQ-dependent sugar dehydrogenase: MKNIGLSLSIAIFMASCTNGENAQANGGASTETQALADISPVDRKPFETTAIASFDEPWAMTFLPDGRMLVSEKAGKLQLVDAEGKKTEISGVPEVAYGGQGGFGDIVLAPDFATSNMVYLSWVEEGEDDTRGAVVARAKLVLSGEKPALKNLKTVWTQKPKVTGNGHYSHRIAFSPDGEYLFIGSGDRQKFDPAQDMTANLGKIVRLYPDGSVPKDNPFVDQDGALPEIWSLGHRNILGLAFDSEGRLWNQEMGPKDGDELNLVQRAANYGYPIVSEGDHYDGRKIPNHDTRPEFEAPKVAWVPTIAPSGLIFYSGDLFPAWKGSAFIGGLASQALIRVSFDGDSAKEAERFLMGNRIREVEQGPDGAIYVLEDGEGGQLLKLTPAK
- a CDS encoding DUF2254 domain-containing protein, giving the protein MLLVLRRYISRLPEKIWFRAMLFSVGAIAAAAAAEWVGPLIPYEADLEIASGSVGDILTILASSMLAVIAFSVSIMVSAYGSATSTATPRTIALMLADDRSQNALSTFLGTFLFSIVGIIGLSAGYYDDQGRIILFFATIAVIVIISGTLINWIQQLSTFGRMNDLIERVEQATSKALRWHGQHPYLNAQPPVEVPEDALPVRCDIASGVVTSIDMGQLQETASQQDVTVHLIIHPGKLIYPARPLLYLSGEGAKAADMQPFRDSILVEHDRSFDQDPRFGLVVLSEIASRALSPAVNDPGTAISVLDSGLRCFEVLAEASAEPKEAKYSRVHGPEIAVEDLFTDFFIKIARDGAGIVEVQQRVQLCLLALAQSWPDLFASAAADASRNALARALDTIVHKADTKDLKARSQKVADCCDE
- a CDS encoding isoprenylcysteine carboxylmethyltransferase family protein, which translates into the protein MFGRKSKGDDPRPQSAVSHGVGIAGLLGLACWVLIARQYGLAGPYSALAACLACAVPMVIWSLLKDKVHLRPSTGMDWDKPKALKETFDISLVKLAGLWATWGIIGTIYCVGRWYWTGQYQFSMEIMEAAAPWLFVLSIPYVLFMDRFAVEPRDGAWHFGQLLTGRRSEFDRQQIYHHLRAWAVKGFFLAFMLSIVPGGFADLVRLDLDGLASNPVAIAHWLIIAMFVVDVQFATVGYLLTMKPLDAHIRTANPYMAGWVAALICYPPFILMGEDGPLNYHVNTADWSYWLAGQSTLLWIWGGLLVFLTAIYAWATVAFGLRFSNLTHRGILTHGPYSWTKHPAYVAKNAYWWLATMPFLVTSGSVTDFVRNTVLIAAVSGVYYWRAKTEEKHLLSDPAYKEYAEWMDRNAPLPRVLNRIKRRIGWWAPDRGDGPEFQPAE
- a CDS encoding DNA-3-methyladenine glycosylase I, whose translation is MDRNSSLPNKIVGLINSGYSCLMTVIGTDGKHRCFGGQAGKEFYGDYHDREWGVPVHDDRLLFENLILEGAQAGLSWETVLRKRDGYRRAFHGFDIERCAATGDDELEALREDSGIIRNRLKIYSVRKNARAFLEIQAEYGSFDAWLWGHLDGPPPVNRPRHFSEMASTSLVSDTISKALKKRGMSFVGSTIIYAYMQAIGMTDDHLAGCWKA
- a CDS encoding GNAT family N-acetyltransferase, whose translation is MSGSWSFQNQLGSVNARLDNGTRICLRRVRQSDLGEIEKGISQLSDQSRYLRFFSGSKTMPPTVVERLASADGITHLAWGVINMDEEGHPPIAAAHVFREAESSDTGEFAIAVLDPYHGLGVARILMTALLLDCYCEGLRQLRIDILRDNKKAYRLIRSVGATPSVMEGSVAQYNLVIKDAISALQAMDRPNAIPDIIDAFSAG